A single region of the Arthrobacter sp. zg-Y820 genome encodes:
- a CDS encoding helix-turn-helix domain-containing protein codes for MTQSPHRTPALPEPEVRALARALSAGDVTVFVDGTALRLPAAARDAVLDLLGRLGRGESVTVASETGVRAEAAAAGTVPKSREPAARNGSNVPLLTTSQAAAAAGISHTYLRNLTDAGIIPVEYRGTHRRIRLSDVEAWLEQQQAKTARGQHGEPSGGQ; via the coding sequence ATGACCCAGAGCCCTCACCGCACGCCGGCACTTCCGGAACCAGAAGTACGGGCCCTGGCCCGCGCCCTCTCCGCCGGGGATGTGACCGTTTTTGTCGATGGAACGGCACTTCGCCTGCCGGCGGCCGCACGCGACGCCGTCCTGGATCTGCTCGGCCGGCTGGGCCGGGGCGAATCAGTCACCGTGGCTTCCGAAACCGGGGTCCGCGCCGAAGCCGCCGCTGCCGGCACCGTGCCGAAATCCCGCGAGCCTGCCGCCCGGAACGGTTCGAACGTGCCGCTCCTGACGACGTCGCAGGCCGCTGCCGCCGCCGGAATCTCGCACACCTACCTGCGGAACCTGACGGACGCCGGCATCATTCCCGTCGAATACCGCGGTACCCACCGCCGCATCCGCCTGTCCGACGTCGAAGCGTGGCTGGAGCAGCAGCAGGCCAAGACGGCCCGCGGGCAGCACGGGGAACCGTCGGGCGGGCAGTGA
- a CDS encoding Asp23/Gls24 family envelope stress response protein produces MTDRPLRGRIAGSKTVAELAARVAVETPGVLRLEPSLGRLLMRLGAAARNGLRGIPEPGSLTSRTGVFAAVSAGRATVDLEVATDARFNAVRVAADLQERVRQALEHTGVATAAINVTVLAIEEPPPVPRFPGR; encoded by the coding sequence ATGACTGACCGGCCCCTTCGCGGCAGGATCGCCGGCAGCAAAACGGTGGCCGAACTGGCGGCACGGGTCGCCGTGGAAACACCCGGCGTTCTTCGGCTGGAACCAAGCCTGGGCCGCCTGCTGATGCGGCTCGGCGCGGCGGCCCGCAACGGGCTGCGCGGCATCCCGGAGCCCGGCTCCCTGACGAGCCGGACGGGCGTCTTTGCCGCCGTCTCCGCCGGCCGGGCCACCGTCGACCTGGAGGTGGCCACCGATGCCAGGTTCAACGCCGTGAGGGTGGCTGCCGACCTGCAGGAACGGGTGCGGCAGGCCTTGGAGCACACGGGGGTGGCGACCGCGGCCATCAACGTCACAGTCCTGGCCATCGAAGAACCTCCGCCCGTGCCCCGATTTCCGGGGCGGTGA
- the aceB gene encoding malate synthase A, with protein MAINVSDLSPVEGSEKILTPDALVFLEELHHRFRATRDERLAARIERRNRIAAGESLDFLPETAEIREADWTVAAAPAALTDRRVEMTGPASPAKMAINALNSGAKVWLADLEDAQTPTWHNVVDAQVNLYGASRGNLSFSSGEGKEYALRNDAPLAVMVVRPRGWHLPEKHVTIDGEPAVGALVDFGLHFFANARALLENGAGPFYYLPKMESHLEARLWNDIFSFAEDYVGVPQGTIRATVLIETIPAAFEMDEILYELRDHASGLNAGRWDYLFSMIKVFRDAGKAFLLPDRADVAMTAPFMRAYTELLVKTCHRRGAFAMGGMAAFIPNRREPEITAKAFEKVTADKTREANDGFDGSWVAHPDMVATCREVFDSVLGEKPNQVDRQRDDVSVSASELLDVSTAGGSITEAGLRSNLYVAVAYTAVWLSGNGAVAIHNLMEDAATAEISRSQVWQQVRNGVVLEDTGATVTPELVERILSEETERLRGEVSEDLFTRYYAPASQLIADISLAEEYVDFLTLPAYELID; from the coding sequence ATGGCCATAAACGTAAGCGATTTGTCCCCTGTCGAGGGGTCCGAGAAGATCCTGACACCGGATGCACTGGTTTTCCTTGAAGAACTGCACCACCGGTTCCGCGCCACCCGTGATGAACGGCTGGCGGCCCGGATCGAACGCCGCAACCGCATCGCTGCCGGGGAAAGCCTGGATTTCCTGCCGGAGACGGCCGAAATCCGTGAGGCCGACTGGACGGTGGCGGCGGCCCCGGCTGCGTTGACGGACCGGAGAGTTGAGATGACCGGACCCGCTTCACCGGCCAAAATGGCCATCAACGCACTGAATTCCGGCGCCAAAGTCTGGCTGGCGGACCTCGAAGACGCCCAGACCCCCACCTGGCACAACGTGGTGGACGCCCAGGTCAATCTGTACGGAGCCTCACGCGGGAACCTGTCCTTCAGCAGCGGGGAGGGCAAGGAATATGCGCTCCGGAACGACGCGCCGCTGGCAGTGATGGTCGTCCGTCCCCGCGGCTGGCACCTGCCCGAGAAGCACGTGACCATCGACGGCGAACCCGCCGTGGGCGCACTGGTGGACTTCGGCCTGCACTTCTTCGCCAATGCCCGCGCCCTGCTGGAGAACGGCGCCGGCCCGTTCTACTACCTGCCCAAGATGGAAAGCCATCTGGAAGCCCGGCTCTGGAATGACATTTTCTCCTTCGCCGAGGACTACGTGGGCGTGCCGCAGGGCACCATCCGCGCCACGGTGCTGATCGAGACCATCCCGGCCGCCTTCGAAATGGACGAAATACTCTACGAGCTGCGCGACCACGCTTCGGGCCTGAACGCCGGCCGCTGGGATTACCTGTTCAGCATGATCAAGGTTTTCCGCGATGCCGGGAAGGCATTCCTGCTGCCCGACCGCGCCGACGTTGCCATGACGGCCCCGTTCATGCGGGCGTACACGGAACTGCTGGTGAAAACCTGCCACCGCCGCGGTGCCTTTGCCATGGGCGGCATGGCGGCGTTCATCCCCAACCGGCGCGAACCGGAGATCACGGCCAAGGCGTTCGAGAAAGTGACTGCGGACAAAACCCGTGAAGCCAACGACGGCTTTGACGGGTCCTGGGTGGCCCACCCGGATATGGTTGCCACCTGCCGCGAGGTCTTCGACTCGGTCCTTGGGGAGAAGCCCAATCAGGTGGACCGCCAGCGCGACGACGTCTCCGTGTCGGCTTCCGAGCTGCTGGACGTCAGCACGGCCGGCGGCTCCATCACCGAGGCCGGCCTCCGGTCAAACCTTTACGTGGCAGTGGCGTACACGGCCGTATGGCTCTCCGGCAACGGCGCCGTGGCCATCCACAACCTCATGGAGGACGCCGCCACGGCCGAGATCTCCCGCTCGCAGGTGTGGCAGCAGGTCCGGAACGGCGTTGTCCTGGAGGACACCGGCGCCACGGTGACGCCGGAGCTGGTGGAGCGGATCCTGTCGGAAGAGACCGAGCGGCTGCGAGGCGAGGTTTCCGAGGACCTGTTCACCCGCTACTACGCCCCTGCCAGCCAGCTGATCGCTGACATCAGCCTCGCCGAGGAGTACGTGGACTTCCTGACGCTGCCCGCCTACGAGCTGATCGACTAA
- a CDS encoding Asp23/Gls24 family envelope stress response protein, whose amino-acid sequence MADAQQPSGPSAGPAPTGHSTAGSPGGTTGSVAASTATSSSDTEPVRKSGPLHTQHGDTTIEETVVQKLAGMATREVPGVFAMGNAARRAFSSMTERIPGSQTNVSNGVSVEKGERQAAIDVSIVVEYGYSIVEVSQGIRRNVIRSVENATGLEVLEVNVNVTDVHLPDDDAGDDEDSSPKPSDRLE is encoded by the coding sequence ATGGCAGATGCCCAACAACCTTCAGGACCATCCGCCGGTCCGGCGCCCACGGGGCACAGCACCGCAGGCTCCCCGGGCGGAACCACCGGGAGCGTGGCCGCAAGCACGGCTACCAGCTCCAGTGACACGGAGCCGGTGCGGAAGTCGGGTCCGCTGCACACGCAGCACGGCGACACCACCATCGAGGAGACCGTGGTGCAGAAGCTGGCGGGCATGGCCACCCGGGAGGTGCCGGGGGTGTTTGCGATGGGCAACGCCGCGCGGCGGGCCTTCAGCTCGATGACCGAGCGGATCCCGGGATCCCAAACCAACGTCAGCAACGGCGTCAGTGTGGAGAAGGGGGAGCGGCAGGCTGCGATCGACGTGAGCATCGTGGTCGAATACGGCTACTCCATCGTGGAGGTCAGCCAGGGCATCCGCCGCAACGTCATCCGGTCGGTGGAAAACGCCACCGGGTTGGAAGTGCTGGAGGTCAACGTGAACGTCACTGACGTTCACCTGCCGGACGACGACGCGGGCGACGACGAGGATTCAAGCCCGAAGCCCTCGGACCGGTTGGAATAG
- a CDS encoding RNA polymerase sigma factor, whose product MATAESPEESGTYTQSRRPAFSGKPGTLSGLDEATIVARAQDGDLAAFEHLVETYQGRLFRLAYRMLNDRGEAEDVVQDTLTAGWRALPGLDRSGAFGGWVYRTATNRCLDVLRRRSAHPEDSMDSAGLWPALAVQSGDPHRNAEIAAEFECLSRALAALPPGQRACWLLRELHDQSYAEIGAALGISPVTVRGRLARAREKLAEAMIQWH is encoded by the coding sequence ATGGCCACGGCTGAATCACCGGAAGAGTCCGGCACCTACACGCAGTCCCGCCGTCCGGCATTTTCCGGCAAGCCCGGCACGCTGAGCGGCCTGGATGAGGCCACCATCGTGGCTCGCGCCCAGGACGGGGACCTTGCTGCCTTTGAACACCTGGTGGAGACTTACCAGGGTCGGCTGTTCCGGCTGGCCTACCGGATGCTCAATGACCGGGGCGAAGCCGAGGACGTCGTGCAGGACACGTTGACCGCCGGCTGGCGGGCCCTTCCCGGGTTGGACCGGTCGGGCGCCTTCGGCGGCTGGGTGTACCGGACGGCCACCAACCGCTGCCTCGACGTTCTGCGCCGCCGCAGCGCCCACCCCGAGGACAGCATGGATTCAGCCGGTCTGTGGCCGGCTCTTGCAGTACAGTCCGGCGACCCGCACCGGAATGCGGAGATCGCTGCGGAGTTCGAGTGCCTGTCCCGTGCCCTGGCGGCGCTTCCGCCGGGGCAGCGGGCCTGCTGGCTGCTCCGCGAACTCCATGACCAGAGTTATGCGGAGATCGGAGCCGCATTGGGAATCAGTCCGGTCACCGTGCGCGGGCGGCTGGCGCGGGCCCGGGAGAAACTGGCGGAGGCAATGATCCAATGGCACTAG
- a CDS encoding Asp23/Gls24 family envelope stress response protein, translating into MSAPGIQGAGPPAGRQPWPEIGARGTTVLSRKVVEKMAGQIAKDETFAGGSSGGFLGIGARADVSARPRADVELAGNLASMKVEVGLPYPVPLRRAADQLRDRISGRLTELTGVEVRQVDVTVSWLWPDAPADGRRRLQ; encoded by the coding sequence ATGAGCGCACCCGGAATCCAGGGCGCCGGTCCACCGGCGGGGCGCCAGCCGTGGCCGGAGATCGGAGCCCGGGGCACCACCGTGCTCTCCCGGAAGGTAGTCGAAAAAATGGCCGGACAGATTGCGAAGGATGAAACCTTCGCGGGCGGCAGCAGCGGAGGGTTCCTGGGAATCGGGGCACGGGCGGATGTTTCAGCCCGGCCGCGGGCCGACGTCGAGCTGGCGGGAAACCTCGCCTCGATGAAGGTGGAGGTGGGCCTGCCCTATCCGGTGCCGCTCCGGCGGGCCGCGGATCAGCTGCGGGACCGGATTTCCGGCCGGCTCACGGAGCTGACCGGTGTGGAGGTGCGCCAGGTCGACGTCACCGTTTCGTGGCTTTGGCCCGATGCGCCGGCTGACGGCCGGCGGAGGCTGCAGTGA
- a CDS encoding catalase, whose translation MSENSSSVPDLPIPGAPAPLAPELNEPTEPREPLPPKPDQDGPETVSPTGVPTGAPKVSNAQSGRYLTTAQGVRLQDTDHSLKAGRRGPILLQDHHLREKITHFDHERIPERVVHARGAAAHGVFVANGAAEGVTRAGFLAKGTETPVFVRFSTVLGSRGSADTVRDTRGFSTKFYTDEGNYDLVANNIPVFFIQDAIKFPDVIHAGKPHPDREIPQAQSAHDTFWDFVSLHTEAQHHTMWNMSDRGIPRSYRTMEGFGVHTFRLVNAKGETTLVKFHWKPRQGVHSLVWEEAQIINGMDPDYHRRDLADSIEAGAFPQWDLGIQVFPDTEDEMFEGIDLLDPTKLVPEELAPVQLIGTMTLNANVTNFFAETEQVAFHPGHLVPGIDVTNDPLLQGRLFSYIDTQLTRLGGPNFSQIPINRPHAPVNDMFREGFHQHADHSGVAPYQPNSLDGGCPFMAGADMGAFIDVPAEVPAARKVRENPATFDDHYSQVRMFFRSLTPVEQDHVVQAYTFELGKCYEENIRLRQLQALANIDERLASEVATGLGLEAPAPNVAVEDTEPSPALSQLGGTWPVAGRIIGVVADEATDLGALAEVLAAVDAEGMVPLVIAPHGGKLGGEVTIQRTYLTARSTEFDAIVVAASGAPATDAVDSLDAKAGNPEGNFALDPRITLLLTEAFRHSKAIGAWGDGAAVLEAAGVSPQAPGVVVGSATEVTASLTGLLAAHRVWERFPTAVA comes from the coding sequence ATGTCCGAAAACAGCTCATCCGTGCCCGACCTTCCCATCCCGGGGGCTCCGGCGCCGCTGGCGCCCGAGCTGAATGAACCCACCGAGCCGCGCGAGCCGCTGCCTCCCAAGCCGGATCAGGATGGACCGGAAACGGTCTCTCCCACCGGCGTTCCCACCGGGGCGCCCAAGGTCTCCAACGCCCAGAGCGGCCGGTATCTGACCACCGCGCAGGGCGTCCGGCTGCAGGATACCGATCATTCCCTCAAGGCAGGCCGGCGCGGTCCCATTCTCCTGCAGGACCATCATCTTCGGGAGAAAATCACCCACTTCGACCACGAGCGCATCCCGGAGCGCGTGGTGCATGCCCGCGGCGCGGCTGCCCACGGCGTGTTTGTGGCCAACGGTGCGGCGGAGGGCGTCACGCGTGCGGGTTTCCTGGCCAAGGGCACCGAAACTCCGGTCTTCGTCCGTTTCTCCACGGTCCTGGGATCCCGCGGTTCAGCTGACACCGTCCGGGATACCCGCGGCTTCAGCACCAAGTTCTACACCGATGAGGGCAACTACGACCTGGTTGCCAACAACATTCCCGTGTTCTTCATTCAGGACGCCATCAAGTTCCCTGACGTGATCCACGCCGGCAAGCCTCATCCGGACCGTGAAATCCCGCAGGCGCAGAGCGCCCACGACACGTTCTGGGACTTTGTCTCCCTGCACACCGAGGCCCAGCACCACACCATGTGGAACATGTCCGACCGCGGTATTCCGCGGTCTTACCGCACCATGGAAGGCTTCGGCGTCCACACCTTCCGCCTGGTCAACGCCAAGGGTGAAACCACCCTGGTGAAATTCCACTGGAAGCCCCGCCAGGGCGTGCACTCCCTGGTCTGGGAAGAAGCCCAGATCATCAATGGCATGGATCCTGACTACCACCGGCGCGACCTCGCCGATTCCATCGAAGCCGGCGCCTTTCCGCAGTGGGACCTGGGCATCCAGGTCTTCCCGGATACCGAGGACGAAATGTTCGAGGGGATCGACCTGCTGGATCCGACCAAGCTCGTTCCCGAGGAACTGGCACCGGTGCAGCTCATCGGCACGATGACCCTGAACGCCAACGTCACGAACTTCTTCGCGGAAACCGAGCAGGTGGCCTTCCACCCGGGACACCTGGTGCCGGGCATCGATGTCACCAACGACCCGCTGCTCCAGGGCCGGCTGTTCTCCTACATCGACACCCAGCTGACCCGGCTGGGCGGACCGAACTTCAGCCAGATTCCGATCAACCGCCCGCACGCGCCGGTCAACGACATGTTCCGTGAGGGTTTCCATCAGCACGCCGACCACTCCGGTGTTGCTCCGTACCAGCCCAACTCCCTCGACGGTGGCTGCCCGTTCATGGCAGGCGCGGACATGGGTGCCTTCATTGACGTTCCCGCCGAGGTCCCGGCGGCCCGCAAGGTCCGCGAGAATCCGGCCACCTTCGACGACCACTACAGCCAGGTCCGGATGTTCTTCCGTTCCCTGACGCCCGTGGAGCAGGATCACGTGGTCCAGGCCTACACATTTGAATTGGGCAAGTGCTACGAGGAGAACATCCGGCTGCGCCAGCTGCAGGCGCTGGCCAACATCGATGAGCGCCTGGCGTCGGAAGTAGCCACCGGACTGGGCCTGGAAGCACCGGCACCCAACGTTGCCGTTGAGGACACCGAGCCGAGCCCGGCATTGAGCCAGCTGGGCGGAACCTGGCCCGTGGCCGGGCGCATCATCGGTGTCGTAGCTGACGAGGCCACCGACCTGGGCGCCCTCGCCGAGGTCCTGGCCGCCGTCGACGCCGAGGGCATGGTGCCGCTGGTGATCGCACCGCACGGCGGAAAGCTGGGCGGCGAAGTGACCATTCAGCGGACCTACCTGACCGCGCGCTCCACCGAGTTCGACGCCATCGTGGTGGCGGCCTCCGGAGCTCCGGCGACCGACGCCGTCGACAGCCTTGACGCCAAGGCCGGCAATCCCGAGGGGAATTTCGCCCTCGATCCGCGCATCACCCTGCTCCTGACCGAAGCATTCCGCCACTCCAAGGCCATTGGGGCCTGGGGCGATGGAGCTGCCGTGCTGGAGGCCGCCGGAGTTTCCCCGCAGGCACCCGGCGTCGTCGTGGGCAGTGCCACCGAAGTGACAGCGAGCCTCACGGGCCTGCTGGCAGCGCACCGGGTCTGGGAGCGTTTCCCGACAGCCGTGGCTTAG
- a CDS encoding GAF and ANTAR domain-containing protein: protein MEDQRTDAAPWVRLQDLLMQHEDVQDFLHALAVLTSSSLSTRGTVYCGITLQRSRNHQFTVASSDGEALQLDEIQYAFGDGPCLDAIRVQDEVHVGNAATDSRWPEYMEHIRDVGIRSLYSVPLKLGGEAKAAMNLYAKDPDVFDEDFRRVARTYAAEASHALLLAVRVSQHVATVEDLQAVLASRTDIDLAVGIIMGQDRCTQREAFDTLRRASNSRNIKVRVLAAEIVGRLNGEPGTTHFAAGR, encoded by the coding sequence ATGGAAGACCAGAGGACAGACGCCGCTCCCTGGGTGCGGCTGCAGGATTTGCTCATGCAGCACGAGGACGTCCAGGACTTTCTCCACGCCCTCGCCGTGCTGACGTCGTCGTCCCTGTCCACTCGCGGAACCGTTTACTGCGGGATCACCCTCCAGCGTTCGCGGAACCACCAGTTCACAGTGGCCAGCAGCGACGGCGAGGCGCTCCAGCTGGATGAGATCCAGTACGCCTTCGGCGACGGGCCCTGCCTGGACGCCATCCGGGTCCAGGATGAGGTGCATGTGGGCAATGCGGCCACCGACTCGCGCTGGCCCGAGTACATGGAGCACATCAGGGACGTCGGAATCCGCTCACTGTATTCCGTTCCGCTCAAACTGGGCGGCGAAGCCAAAGCCGCGATGAATCTCTACGCCAAGGATCCGGACGTCTTTGACGAGGACTTCCGCCGGGTCGCCCGCACCTATGCGGCCGAGGCCTCCCATGCGCTGCTGCTTGCGGTACGCGTTTCGCAGCACGTGGCCACCGTGGAGGACCTGCAGGCCGTGCTCGCGTCGAGGACCGACATTGACCTAGCGGTGGGGATCATCATGGGGCAGGACCGCTGCACTCAGCGGGAGGCCTTTGACACCCTGCGCCGGGCTTCGAACAGCAGGAACATCAAGGTGCGGGTTCTGGCGGCCGAGATCGTCGGCCGGCTGAACGGCGAGCCGGGCACCACCCACTTCGCCGCCGGCCGCTAG
- the ald gene encoding alanine dehydrogenase: MIIGIPKEIKNNEFRVAITASGVHEFTMRGHTVLIESGAGTGSSISDSEYAAAGARILESADDVWNGAGLILKVKEPVASEYRYFRPDLVLFTYLHLAAAPELTRALMDSGMTAIAYETVQEGRSLPLLAPMSEVAGRLSVQVGAQCLTSPAGGPGLLLGGVPGVRPAKVVVLGAGVAGTNAVAGAVGSHADVAVLDINIDRLRQLDAQYAGRIRTIASNAFEIERALLDADLVIGSVLIPGARAPKLVSNDMVSRMKHGSVLVDIAVDQGGCFEDTRPTTHQDPTYRIHGSLFYCVANMPGAVPNTSTYALTNVTLPYAVALADRGIRGALTSSQALARGLNVAGGEVTHASVSVALGLDLAPDWTELVPA, translated from the coding sequence GTGATCATCGGTATCCCCAAAGAAATCAAGAACAACGAGTTTCGCGTCGCCATCACGGCTTCCGGCGTCCATGAGTTCACCATGCGCGGACATACCGTGCTTATTGAGTCCGGAGCCGGCACCGGGTCGAGCATCAGCGATTCCGAGTACGCCGCCGCAGGTGCCCGGATTCTCGAGTCCGCCGACGACGTCTGGAACGGGGCCGGGCTGATCCTGAAGGTCAAGGAACCGGTTGCTTCCGAATACCGCTACTTCCGTCCTGATTTGGTGCTCTTCACCTACCTGCATCTGGCCGCCGCCCCGGAGCTGACCCGGGCGCTGATGGATTCCGGCATGACGGCCATCGCCTACGAAACCGTCCAGGAAGGGCGGTCACTGCCGCTGCTGGCCCCCATGTCCGAGGTGGCCGGACGGCTGTCCGTCCAAGTGGGGGCCCAGTGCCTGACGTCGCCGGCCGGCGGCCCCGGACTGCTGCTGGGCGGCGTCCCCGGCGTCCGGCCGGCAAAAGTGGTGGTGCTCGGCGCCGGAGTGGCCGGCACCAATGCCGTCGCCGGGGCGGTCGGGTCCCATGCCGACGTCGCCGTCCTGGACATCAACATCGACCGGCTGCGCCAGCTCGACGCACAGTATGCAGGCCGCATCCGCACCATCGCCTCGAACGCCTTCGAGATCGAGCGCGCCCTGCTCGACGCTGACCTGGTGATCGGATCGGTGCTCATTCCCGGAGCCCGTGCTCCGAAGCTGGTCAGCAATGACATGGTTTCGCGGATGAAGCACGGCAGCGTCCTGGTAGACATCGCCGTCGATCAGGGCGGGTGCTTCGAAGACACCCGTCCCACCACCCACCAGGACCCGACGTACCGGATCCACGGCTCCCTGTTCTACTGCGTGGCCAACATGCCCGGTGCCGTCCCGAACACCTCCACCTATGCGCTGACGAACGTGACGCTTCCCTACGCCGTCGCACTGGCGGACCGCGGGATCCGCGGCGCCCTCACCTCCTCGCAGGCGCTGGCGCGCGGACTGAACGTTGCCGGCGGCGAGGTTACCCACGCCTCCGTCTCCGTGGCCCTCGGGCTGGACCTGGCGCCGGACTGGACGGAGCTGGTGCCCGCCTAG